The following proteins are co-located in the Synechococcus sp. PROS-U-1 genome:
- a CDS encoding type II secretion system F family protein, giving the protein MAAFIASYSGPTGQPRTVTIKAADVGEAKKLLRRRGIRADELRPVTPGNTQDGKADAAAEGGLGSFDLNRLFEKAPGVKEKAVFASKLAALVDAGVPIVRSLDLMATQQKLPMFKRALTKVSLDVNEGIALATSLRQWPKVFDQLSIAMVEAGEAGGVLDEALKRLAKLLEDNAKLQNQIKGALGYPVAVLVIAILVFLGMTIFLIPTFAGIFEDLGAELPAFTQLLVDLSALLRSSVALYALGVILLAMWLLGRFYATHNGRRTIDRLVLKLPLFGELILMTATAQFCRIFSSLTRAGVPILMSMEISSETAGNSIISDAILASRGMVQEGVLLSNALIRQKVLPDMALNMLAIGEETGEMDKMLSKVADFYEDEVGAMVKALTSMLEPAMIVVVGGIVGSILLAMYLPMFTVFDQIK; this is encoded by the coding sequence ATGGCCGCCTTCATTGCCTCTTACTCCGGTCCCACAGGACAACCGCGGACGGTGACCATCAAGGCAGCCGACGTGGGAGAAGCCAAAAAACTGCTGCGCCGGCGAGGCATCCGTGCCGATGAACTGCGACCGGTCACCCCTGGAAACACCCAGGACGGCAAGGCAGATGCGGCCGCAGAAGGAGGTCTCGGTTCATTCGACCTCAACCGCTTGTTTGAAAAAGCACCGGGCGTGAAAGAAAAGGCCGTCTTCGCCAGCAAGCTGGCGGCTTTGGTCGATGCCGGGGTCCCGATCGTTCGCAGCCTGGATCTGATGGCCACGCAGCAGAAACTGCCGATGTTCAAACGCGCGCTCACGAAAGTGAGCCTCGACGTCAATGAGGGCATCGCGCTGGCAACATCTCTGCGCCAGTGGCCGAAGGTGTTTGACCAGCTCAGCATCGCCATGGTGGAAGCCGGGGAAGCAGGCGGTGTGCTTGATGAAGCCCTCAAACGACTGGCCAAATTGCTCGAGGACAACGCCAAACTTCAGAACCAGATCAAGGGAGCACTCGGCTATCCCGTGGCAGTGCTGGTGATCGCCATCCTGGTGTTCCTCGGCATGACCATCTTTCTGATCCCGACCTTCGCGGGGATCTTCGAAGACCTGGGGGCCGAACTACCAGCCTTCACTCAACTGCTCGTTGATCTGAGCGCACTGCTGCGCTCCTCCGTCGCGCTCTATGCCCTGGGGGTAATCCTGCTGGCGATGTGGCTATTGGGCCGGTTTTACGCCACCCACAACGGCCGTCGGACGATCGACCGGCTGGTGTTGAAACTGCCGCTGTTCGGCGAACTCATCCTGATGACAGCAACGGCTCAGTTCTGTCGAATCTTCAGTTCACTCACCCGGGCGGGGGTGCCGATCCTGATGTCGATGGAGATCTCGAGCGAAACCGCCGGCAACTCGATCATTTCCGATGCGATCCTCGCCTCGCGGGGCATGGTTCAGGAGGGTGTGCTGCTGAGCAATGCACTGATCCGTCAGAAGGTGCTCCCAGACATGGCCCTGAACATGCTGGCCATTGGCGAAGAAACCGGCGAGATGGACAAGATGCTCAGCAAGGTGGCGGACTTCTACGAAGACGAAGTCGGGGCGATGGTTAAAGCGCTGACCTCGATGCTCGAGCCCGCAATGATCGTGGTGGTCGGCGGCATCGTGGGATCCATCCTGCTGGCGATGTACCTGCCGATGTTCACCGTGTTTGATCAGATCAAGTGA
- a CDS encoding PP2C family protein-serine/threonine phosphatase: MSSKPPGRHSSPQQSFGNPSPQAMASLRQLFDSLSSEQRRNQDLLVSLGFALRSFTNLQRFLELVPVVASRLVGVEGALLVPFQTDGRLWRDQLQGRPVESSQDLLRRLAAFEPGSAAGFGSDDQQLLELDRLVQRCLPKAGLFATSVTARGRSRGRLYVYARNGALVWTEVHRRHVQLVADLAGVAIENDQMLQDARRHERVDRQLSIGAEIQAQLLPDRCPVIEGVDLAARCRPAFQVGGDYYDFIPTRPELIGRRRERGRWALVMGDVMGKGVPAGLLMTMLRGMLRAEVLSGLPPDRILHDLNQLAQEDLAQSHRFVTLFYSDLDPRTLRLRYANAAHNPPLLWRAERRVIMRLDAAGLLIGLQPEAEFALGEVRLEPGDVLLYYTDGVTEAPGITGDRFDEARLIRALETACRSGQGAQGILESLFERLDRFVGPDRQLEDDASLVVLKVPEAVTLPSVQGRSIA, translated from the coding sequence TTGAGCAGCAAGCCACCCGGACGCCATTCCAGCCCTCAGCAGAGTTTTGGGAATCCCTCGCCTCAGGCGATGGCATCGCTGCGTCAGCTGTTTGACAGCCTCAGCAGCGAACAGCGCCGCAACCAGGACCTGTTGGTTTCCTTGGGGTTTGCCCTCCGCAGCTTCACCAACCTTCAACGCTTTCTCGAGCTTGTGCCCGTCGTGGCTTCGCGTCTGGTGGGGGTTGAAGGCGCTCTGCTCGTTCCATTTCAGACGGATGGTCGCCTCTGGCGTGATCAGCTGCAGGGGAGACCGGTCGAGTCGTCTCAGGATCTGTTGCGGCGTTTGGCCGCTTTTGAACCCGGATCTGCAGCGGGTTTTGGCAGCGACGACCAGCAGCTGCTGGAGCTCGATCGTCTCGTTCAACGCTGCCTTCCCAAAGCGGGATTGTTCGCCACGTCTGTGACGGCCCGTGGTCGGTCGCGGGGCCGCCTTTACGTCTATGCCCGCAACGGTGCGTTGGTCTGGACCGAGGTGCATCGTCGGCATGTCCAGTTGGTGGCGGATCTCGCTGGTGTTGCGATCGAAAACGATCAAATGCTGCAGGACGCTCGCCGTCACGAGCGGGTCGACCGACAACTCAGCATCGGAGCGGAGATTCAGGCCCAGTTGTTACCGGATCGCTGCCCCGTGATCGAGGGCGTCGACCTGGCTGCGCGTTGCCGGCCCGCCTTTCAGGTGGGTGGTGATTACTACGACTTCATTCCCACCCGTCCGGAACTGATCGGCCGTCGTCGAGAGCGGGGTCGCTGGGCGCTGGTGATGGGAGATGTCATGGGCAAAGGCGTTCCTGCCGGGCTGCTGATGACGATGTTGCGGGGGATGCTGCGTGCTGAGGTTCTCAGCGGGTTGCCACCGGATCGGATCCTTCATGACCTCAACCAGCTGGCTCAGGAGGACCTCGCGCAATCCCACCGGTTTGTGACGCTGTTTTATTCCGATCTGGATCCGCGCACGTTGCGGTTGCGCTACGCCAACGCGGCCCATAACCCTCCCCTGCTCTGGCGTGCCGAACGACGGGTGATCATGCGGCTCGATGCCGCAGGGCTGCTGATCGGTCTTCAGCCTGAGGCTGAGTTTGCCCTTGGGGAGGTTCGCCTTGAACCGGGAGATGTGTTGCTCTATTACACCGATGGTGTGACGGAAGCACCGGGGATCACCGGAGATCGTTTCGATGAGGCGCGGCTGATTCGTGCCCTTGAAACGGCATGCCGCAGTGGTCAGGGGGCGCAGGGAATTCTCGAAAGCCTGTTTGAACGTTTGGATCGCTTTGTTGGTCCGGATCGTCAGCTGGAGGATGACGCGTCCCTTGTGGTGCTGAAAGTTCCGGAAGCGGTCACGTTGCCGAGTGTGCAGGGACGGTCAATCGCCTGA
- a CDS encoding NAD(P)/FAD-dependent oxidoreductase, with amino-acid sequence MSPSASSPLDLIVVGGGPAGYLAAITAAEQGVRHVLVLEGTPEPLQKVRISGGGRCNVTHACWDPRELATHYPRGSRPLRGPFSRFACGDTVAWFDEHGLTLVEEPDGRMFPQQNRSEAVIHCLQKAARASGVQLRTKAMVQQVRVHPEGGFVLEGRGLELPLRSRCLMLATGGHPSGRKLAEALGHQVVPPVPSLFSLSLQSPALAPCSGIAIDDVGLDLKLGQQRFQQTGRVLITHRGLSGPATLRLSAFAARALHASHYAGELKVDWSAGLGRQGVEQRLQQWRQEQAKRTLAAAKPFEHLPRRLWQAFLTMAGVKPDRRWADLPIKAERHLVELLCAQRLSIKGRGPFGEEFVTAGGVALGDVNLATMESRRCSGLYLAGELLDVDGVTGGFNFQACWSGGWLAGQAIAAILT; translated from the coding sequence GTGTCGCCCTCCGCTTCCAGCCCGCTTGATCTGATCGTCGTCGGCGGTGGTCCTGCCGGATACCTGGCAGCAATCACTGCAGCCGAGCAGGGGGTTCGGCATGTGCTGGTGCTGGAAGGCACCCCCGAGCCGCTCCAGAAGGTACGTATCAGCGGTGGGGGTCGTTGCAATGTGACCCATGCCTGCTGGGACCCCCGTGAACTGGCCACCCATTACCCCCGTGGCAGTCGCCCCTTGCGTGGCCCCTTCAGTCGCTTTGCCTGCGGGGATACGGTCGCCTGGTTTGACGAGCATGGGCTCACGCTGGTGGAGGAGCCCGATGGACGGATGTTCCCGCAGCAGAACCGCTCCGAGGCGGTGATCCATTGCCTGCAGAAGGCGGCCCGGGCCTCGGGTGTTCAGCTGCGTACCAAGGCCATGGTCCAGCAGGTGCGCGTTCACCCTGAGGGGGGGTTTGTGCTTGAGGGCCGCGGCCTTGAGCTGCCATTGCGTTCACGCTGCCTGATGCTCGCCACTGGCGGTCATCCCAGTGGTCGAAAACTGGCGGAGGCCCTGGGCCACCAGGTGGTGCCGCCGGTGCCATCGCTGTTCAGCCTCTCGCTGCAGTCGCCTGCCCTGGCCCCCTGCAGTGGCATCGCCATCGACGATGTGGGTCTGGATCTGAAGCTGGGTCAGCAGCGTTTCCAGCAGACCGGGCGGGTGCTGATCACCCACCGTGGTCTGAGCGGGCCGGCCACGCTCCGCCTCTCAGCCTTTGCGGCCAGGGCCCTGCACGCGAGCCATTACGCAGGTGAGCTCAAAGTGGATTGGAGTGCAGGTCTGGGCCGTCAAGGGGTGGAGCAGCGACTGCAGCAGTGGCGCCAAGAGCAGGCCAAGCGCACCCTTGCGGCCGCCAAGCCCTTCGAGCATCTGCCACGGCGGCTCTGGCAGGCTTTCCTGACCATGGCTGGGGTAAAGCCTGATCGGCGTTGGGCCGATTTGCCGATCAAGGCGGAGCGTCATTTGGTGGAACTGCTTTGCGCGCAGCGTTTGTCGATCAAGGGACGTGGGCCGTTTGGGGAGGAGTTCGTCACCGCCGGCGGTGTCGCCTTAGGGGACGTCAACCTGGCCACGATGGAGAGCCGGCGCTGTTCCGGTCTTTACCTGGCTGGTGAACTGTTGGATGTGGACGGGGTGACTGGCGGTTTCAACTTCCAGGCCTGTTGGAGCGGTGGCTGGCTGGCGGGTCAGGCGATTGCCGCCATCCTCACTTGA
- a CDS encoding type IV pilus twitching motility protein PilT, producing the protein MDLMIEDLMEQLVQGGGSDLHLATGQPPYGRFSGELRPMTERPLAEEDCNKLIFSMLNNSQRKTLEQTWELDCAYGLKGVARFRVNVYRQKGSYAACLRALGNKIPSVELLDLPPVVLETSARPRGLVLVTGPTGSGKTTTLAALLDHINHTRSEHILTIEDPIEFVYQSDKSLVHQRQLNEDTRSFANALRAALREDPDVILVGEMRDLETIQLAVSAAETGHLVFGTLHTSSAAQTVDRMVDVFPPEQQTQIRVQLSGSLVAVFSQTLCRRQNPAEGQFGRVMAQEILINTPATANLIREGKTAQLYSQIQTGGEQGMQTLEKALANLVLNGDVSRAEAMAKASKPGELQRLIGDI; encoded by the coding sequence ATGGATCTGATGATCGAAGACCTGATGGAACAACTGGTGCAGGGCGGTGGCAGTGACCTGCACCTCGCCACCGGTCAGCCGCCCTATGGCCGCTTCAGCGGTGAGCTGCGTCCGATGACGGAACGGCCACTTGCCGAGGAGGACTGCAACAAGCTGATCTTCTCGATGCTGAACAACAGCCAGCGCAAGACGCTGGAACAGACATGGGAACTGGACTGCGCCTACGGCTTGAAGGGTGTTGCCCGCTTCCGCGTGAACGTCTACCGCCAGAAAGGAAGCTATGCGGCCTGCCTGCGGGCCCTCGGCAACAAGATTCCCAGCGTTGAACTACTGGACCTGCCGCCGGTGGTGCTGGAGACGAGCGCGCGGCCCCGAGGGCTCGTCCTGGTGACCGGTCCCACAGGATCAGGAAAGACCACCACCCTTGCGGCACTGCTCGATCACATCAACCACACCCGCAGCGAACACATCCTCACGATCGAAGACCCAATCGAATTCGTGTATCAGAGCGACAAAAGCCTGGTGCACCAACGCCAACTCAACGAAGACACCCGCAGCTTCGCCAACGCCTTGCGGGCCGCACTGCGGGAAGACCCGGACGTGATCCTGGTGGGTGAAATGAGGGATCTAGAGACCATTCAATTGGCGGTGAGTGCTGCCGAAACAGGACATCTCGTCTTCGGCACCCTGCACACCAGTTCAGCGGCCCAGACTGTGGATCGCATGGTTGACGTCTTCCCACCGGAACAACAGACGCAGATCCGTGTTCAGCTCTCGGGCAGCTTGGTGGCTGTGTTTTCCCAGACGCTCTGCCGCCGTCAGAACCCAGCAGAGGGACAGTTCGGCCGCGTGATGGCGCAGGAAATCCTGATCAACACACCCGCCACCGCCAACCTGATCCGTGAGGGCAAAACGGCGCAGCTCTACTCGCAGATTCAGACGGGCGGAGAACAGGGCATGCAGACACTGGAAAAAGCCTTGGCCAATCTGGTGCTCAACGGGGATGTGTCCCGTGCCGAAGCCATGGCCAAAGCCAGCAAACCTGGCGAATTGCAGCGGTTGATCGGTGACATCTGA
- the dusA gene encoding tRNA dihydrouridine(20/20a) synthase DusA, translating into MTAAGSTAAYRFSVAPMLDCTDRHFRVLMRQISRRALLYSEMVVAQALHHSKRRNKLLDFDPVEHPIALQIGGDDPALLAEAARLAQDWGYDEINLNVGCPSQKVQAGNFGACLMAEPDLVARCVEAMVDAGGLPVTVKHRIGIDDLDSDDLLTNFVDRVALAGASRFAVHARKAWLEGLDPKQNRTIPPLQHERVVALKQRRPDLVIELNGGLESPEDCLLALEGCDGAMVGRAAYSHPLRWTSVDELIFGEESRQILASDVVQGLLPHAAVHLERGGRLWDLCRHLVQLVEGVRGARHWRRELGEKAQRPGADLNVLVHAGQQLKDAGL; encoded by the coding sequence ATGACTGCCGCCGGATCCACCGCTGCCTACCGCTTCAGTGTGGCGCCGATGCTGGATTGCACCGACCGCCACTTCCGGGTGCTGATGCGGCAGATCAGCCGCAGGGCCCTGCTCTACAGCGAAATGGTGGTAGCCCAGGCACTGCACCACAGCAAGCGACGCAACAAGCTGCTGGATTTCGATCCTGTTGAACATCCGATCGCACTGCAGATTGGCGGCGACGATCCAGCCCTGCTGGCCGAAGCCGCACGGCTGGCTCAGGACTGGGGCTACGACGAGATCAACCTCAATGTGGGGTGCCCCAGTCAAAAGGTGCAGGCCGGCAACTTCGGCGCCTGTCTGATGGCAGAACCGGATCTGGTCGCCCGCTGCGTGGAAGCCATGGTGGACGCAGGGGGACTCCCCGTGACCGTGAAGCATCGGATCGGCATTGACGATCTCGACAGTGACGACTTACTGACGAACTTCGTGGATCGGGTGGCGCTGGCGGGGGCGAGTCGCTTCGCAGTTCATGCCCGTAAGGCCTGGCTGGAGGGCCTGGATCCCAAGCAAAACCGAACGATTCCTCCCCTGCAGCATGAACGGGTGGTGGCTCTCAAACAACGCCGGCCCGATCTGGTGATTGAACTCAACGGAGGGCTGGAATCACCTGAAGACTGCCTTCTGGCGCTGGAAGGGTGCGATGGCGCCATGGTGGGACGAGCGGCCTACAGCCATCCGTTGCGCTGGACCAGCGTCGATGAATTGATCTTCGGAGAGGAGTCGCGCCAGATCCTGGCGTCAGACGTCGTGCAGGGGTTGCTCCCCCATGCGGCCGTTCATCTGGAGCGGGGGGGACGTCTGTGGGACCTATGCCGTCACCTGGTGCAGCTTGTGGAGGGCGTGCGTGGTGCTCGCCACTGGCGCCGGGAGCTGGGGGAAAAAGCCCAACGACCCGGAGCCGACCTGAATGTCCTGGTCCATGCCGGGCAGCAGCTCAAAGACGCAGGACTTTGA
- the nusB gene encoding transcription antitermination factor NusB has protein sequence MATRSLSRELALLVLGQVPEQKPAAVSDLALDSILDQALDTLTQHWRESLDASAAELEQAQQFLLDSELQQGETGTHDAVRTHLRSSLSSAEQVLNGLSASLELPRLLLLGDQEQIRRGAMERVQKVLTQREGIDTRLDQVMEGWRLTRLPRIDRDILRLAVVDLESLRTPAPVAFNEAVELANRYSDEQGRRMINGVLRRFHNAQSKASA, from the coding sequence ATGGCGACACGATCCCTTTCACGCGAGCTGGCTCTGCTGGTGCTCGGTCAGGTGCCAGAACAGAAGCCAGCCGCAGTGTCTGATCTGGCCCTTGATTCGATTCTGGATCAGGCCCTCGACACCCTCACCCAGCACTGGCGCGAATCACTTGATGCCAGTGCTGCGGAGCTGGAACAGGCGCAGCAGTTTCTGCTGGATAGTGAGTTGCAGCAGGGCGAAACCGGCACCCATGACGCCGTCCGCACCCATCTGCGCTCGTCATTGAGTTCTGCTGAACAAGTGTTGAATGGCTTGTCTGCAAGCCTCGAGCTGCCTCGGCTGTTGTTGCTTGGGGATCAGGAGCAGATTCGCCGCGGTGCCATGGAGCGGGTTCAGAAGGTGCTCACCCAGCGCGAGGGCATCGATACACGGCTGGATCAGGTGATGGAGGGCTGGAGATTGACGCGACTTCCGCGGATCGACCGCGACATTCTCCGGTTGGCTGTTGTTGATCTGGAAAGTTTGCGGACCCCAGCTCCGGTGGCGTTCAACGAGGCTGTTGAACTGGCGAACCGTTACAGCGATGAGCAGGGTCGCCGGATGATCAACGGCGTGTTGCGCCGCTTTCATAACGCTCAATCCAAAGCATCGGCCTGA
- a CDS encoding RNA-binding protein, with product MSIFVGNLPFRAEQEDVIELFAQFGEVTNCALPLERDTGRKRGFAFIEMADESTEDAAIEGLQGAELMGRPLRINKAEPRGSAPRRGGGGGYGGGGGGGYGGGGGGGYGGGGGGGYGGGGGGGYGGGGGGGGGDRPSGARGWEDRSYGARDNSGEGNAYDEGRSRRRRGSSSGGGDDYSGYGGAQG from the coding sequence GTGAGCATTTTTGTCGGCAACCTTCCCTTCCGCGCTGAGCAGGAAGATGTGATTGAACTGTTTGCCCAGTTCGGTGAAGTGACCAACTGTGCGCTGCCCCTTGAGCGGGATACGGGCCGTAAGCGCGGTTTTGCTTTCATCGAGATGGCGGATGAGTCCACCGAGGACGCAGCGATTGAAGGCCTTCAGGGTGCAGAACTGATGGGCCGTCCTCTTCGGATCAACAAAGCTGAACCTCGCGGAAGCGCTCCCCGTCGCGGCGGTGGTGGCGGCTACGGCGGCGGTGGTGGTGGCGGCTACGGCGGCGGTGGTGGTGGCGGCTACGGCGGCGGCGGTGGTGGCGGCTACGGCGGCGGCGGTGGTGGCGGCTACGGCGGCGGCGGTGGCGGTGGTGGCGGTGACCGCCCATCCGGCGCACGCGGCTGGGAAGACCGCAGCTACGGAGCTCGCGACAACAGTGGAGAGGGCAATGCCTACGACGAAGGCCGCAGCCGTCGTCGTCGCGGATCCTCCAGTGGTGGTGGTGATGACTACTCCGGTTACGGCGGAGCCCAGGGCTGA
- the ftsY gene encoding signal recognition particle-docking protein FtsY produces the protein MVFNWFERQAEESPKPEPTPTPAPTPEPTAVPAEAAVSPPEPTPVPAANEEEDEALVWAREAYARLKAQQQTATPSVAPAPTPEQSPEPTPAPTPTPSPIPASAPLPTPSPLPTQPPTPTLSPAPAPGLSLLEQAAAQRQQRQQDLDDRAFEAPPAPTPAPAPEPTVDSEEPRLGDFDQDFTWSAEVLAAQGRRVDQVSLEEIDWLGRLRRGLEKTRQGFVTGLLENLGDDPLTPEVLDDLETLLLRADAGVQATDQVLDALRQRMNQEVVDPQEGIRFLKEQLRGLLDAPIQASGVPLLAPERDRLNIWLMVGVNGVGKTTTLGKLANLAVRSGYSALIAAADTFRAAAVQQVEVWGERSDVPVVSNPSSNADPAAVVFDAIGAARSREADLLLVDTAGRLQTKHNLMEELQKVRKIIDRLAPEAKVESLLVLDASQGQNGLRQAMAFAKAAGLTGVVITKLDGTARGGVALAVSSEAGLPIRFIGAGEGIRDLRPFNSFEFVEALLAGR, from the coding sequence ATGGTGTTCAACTGGTTCGAGCGACAGGCTGAGGAGTCTCCGAAACCGGAGCCGACGCCTACTCCCGCGCCGACACCGGAGCCCACTGCGGTTCCGGCTGAAGCGGCTGTCTCACCACCGGAGCCGACGCCGGTTCCTGCAGCAAACGAGGAGGAAGATGAGGCCTTGGTTTGGGCCCGTGAGGCCTACGCCCGCTTGAAGGCACAGCAGCAGACCGCGACGCCTTCTGTTGCCCCTGCCCCAACTCCTGAGCAGAGTCCAGAACCAACCCCCGCACCAACGCCAACGCCGTCACCAATCCCGGCATCGGCACCCCTACCGACTCCCTCCCCGCTACCAACTCAGCCACCAACCCCAACGCTGTCACCAGCACCAGCACCTGGGCTGTCGTTGCTCGAGCAAGCCGCTGCTCAACGCCAGCAGCGTCAGCAGGATCTGGACGACAGAGCCTTCGAGGCTCCCCCTGCACCCACTCCGGCTCCAGCGCCCGAGCCCACCGTCGATTCGGAAGAGCCACGGCTGGGTGACTTTGATCAGGATTTCACCTGGTCGGCTGAGGTGCTTGCGGCCCAGGGTCGACGTGTTGATCAGGTTTCCCTCGAAGAAATCGATTGGTTGGGCCGGTTACGCCGCGGCCTGGAAAAGACCCGTCAGGGTTTTGTGACCGGTCTTCTCGAGAACCTTGGTGACGACCCGCTGACGCCGGAGGTTCTCGATGATCTCGAAACCTTGTTGCTGAGGGCTGATGCTGGCGTTCAGGCCACCGACCAGGTGCTGGATGCACTGCGGCAACGGATGAATCAGGAGGTGGTTGACCCTCAAGAAGGGATTCGCTTCCTCAAGGAACAGCTGCGTGGCCTGTTGGATGCGCCCATTCAGGCCAGCGGTGTTCCCCTTCTGGCTCCGGAACGGGATCGGCTCAACATCTGGTTGATGGTGGGGGTGAATGGCGTAGGCAAGACAACGACCCTTGGGAAATTGGCCAACCTGGCTGTTCGCAGTGGTTATTCGGCTCTGATCGCGGCTGCGGATACCTTCCGGGCTGCCGCCGTCCAGCAGGTTGAGGTTTGGGGCGAGCGAAGTGATGTTCCTGTGGTGTCCAACCCCAGTAGCAATGCTGATCCAGCTGCCGTTGTTTTCGATGCCATCGGCGCAGCCCGCTCACGCGAGGCGGATTTGCTGTTGGTGGACACCGCCGGACGGTTGCAGACCAAACACAACCTGATGGAAGAACTCCAGAAAGTCAGGAAGATCATCGACCGTTTGGCGCCGGAGGCGAAAGTCGAATCCCTGCTGGTTCTTGATGCAAGTCAGGGTCAGAACGGGCTTCGTCAAGCGATGGCCTTCGCCAAGGCGGCTGGTCTGACCGGCGTTGTGATCACGAAATTGGACGGCACAGCCCGTGGCGGCGTCGCCCTAGCGGTGTCGTCCGAGGCTGGATTGCCGATTCGTTTCATCGGTGCTGGTGAAGGAATCCGCGATCTGCGCCCCTTTAACAGTTTTGAATTCGTTGAGGCTCTGCTGGCTGGACGCTGA
- the msrB gene encoding peptide-methionine (R)-S-oxide reductase MsrB has translation MSLSAAVLSRRSLLLAAMAGVFGSLWRPQAVLAASKAGDSAWDLDADQWRERLSPQAYDVLRNEGTERPFTSPLNGEKRSGTYHCAGCDAALFSSEAKFDSGTGWPSFWQPLDGAIATKVDFKLILPRTEYHCSRCGGHQGHVFNDGPRPTGKRYCNNGVALRFQPA, from the coding sequence ATGAGCTTGAGTGCCGCCGTTCTGTCCCGTCGTTCGCTGCTCTTGGCTGCAATGGCAGGGGTTTTTGGCAGTCTCTGGAGACCTCAGGCCGTGCTGGCAGCGTCCAAAGCGGGTGACTCCGCATGGGATCTCGATGCCGACCAGTGGCGTGAGCGTTTGTCTCCCCAGGCCTATGACGTGTTGCGCAACGAGGGGACTGAACGCCCGTTCACGAGTCCGCTCAATGGGGAGAAGCGTTCCGGCACCTATCACTGTGCAGGCTGTGATGCGGCGCTGTTTTCCTCGGAAGCCAAATTCGACAGCGGCACCGGTTGGCCCAGCTTCTGGCAGCCCCTGGATGGGGCCATCGCCACGAAAGTAGATTTCAAATTGATCCTTCCGCGCACGGAATACCACTGCAGCCGCTGCGGTGGGCACCAGGGCCACGTGTTCAATGATGGACCTCGACCCACTGGCAAGCGCTATTGCAACAACGGTGTCGCCCTCCGCTTCCAGCCCGCTTGA
- the argH gene encoding argininosuccinate lyase, producing MSGGVTGGAAGTWSDRFEQGLHPFIEAFNASIGFDLTLLQEDLDGSIAHARMLAGAGVITEADAEQLVEGLETVRTEAASGSFQPGLADEDVHFAVERRLIALLGPVGKKLHTGRSRNDQVGTDLRLWLRRRLDGLDQDLQRLQISLLTQADRHRRTMIPGYTHLQRAQPLCLAHHLLAYVEMLERDRERLQDVRKRVNICPLGAAALAGTPVPIDRQRTAKELGFSAVYANSLDAVSDRDFCVEFSAAASLVMVHLSRLAEEVIAWASEEFGFVRLSDRCATGSSLMPQKKNPDVPELVRGKTGRVFGHLQGLLTMIKGLPLAYNKDFQEDKEALFDAFRTTRDCVEAMAILFEEGLDFRVERLNEAVEQDFSNATDVADYLVARGVPFREAYQLVGAVVRRCLEQGCLLRDLDLSAWKELHPAFEADLHDALAPRAVVAARRSEGGTGFERVDEQLQRWLQRFNGSQAVG from the coding sequence ATGTCTGGTGGGGTGACCGGTGGTGCTGCAGGCACCTGGAGTGATCGGTTTGAGCAGGGTCTGCATCCCTTCATTGAAGCGTTCAATGCCTCCATCGGTTTTGATCTCACCTTGCTTCAGGAGGATCTGGATGGGTCGATTGCCCATGCCCGGATGTTGGCAGGCGCAGGAGTGATCACGGAGGCGGACGCTGAGCAGCTGGTGGAGGGCTTAGAGACGGTTCGCACGGAGGCGGCGTCCGGCAGTTTTCAGCCCGGTTTGGCCGATGAGGATGTTCACTTCGCCGTGGAACGTCGGTTGATCGCTCTGCTGGGTCCAGTGGGCAAAAAACTGCACACCGGACGGAGTCGCAATGATCAGGTTGGTACCGATCTCCGTCTCTGGTTGCGGCGGCGGTTGGATGGTCTGGATCAGGATCTGCAGCGGTTGCAGATCTCGTTGCTGACCCAGGCGGATCGTCATCGCCGCACGATGATTCCCGGTTATACGCATCTTCAGCGGGCGCAACCGCTCTGTCTTGCTCATCACCTCCTCGCTTACGTCGAGATGCTGGAGCGTGACCGTGAGCGGCTCCAGGATGTGCGGAAACGCGTGAACATCTGCCCGCTTGGGGCGGCTGCCCTGGCGGGAACACCGGTGCCGATTGATCGCCAGCGCACGGCGAAGGAGTTGGGTTTTTCAGCGGTTTACGCCAATAGCCTCGATGCCGTTAGCGACCGTGATTTCTGCGTTGAGTTCTCCGCTGCTGCATCCCTGGTGATGGTGCATCTGAGCCGTCTGGCGGAGGAAGTGATCGCCTGGGCGTCGGAGGAATTCGGCTTTGTTCGTCTGAGTGATCGTTGCGCCACCGGCAGCAGCTTGATGCCTCAGAAAAAAAATCCAGATGTTCCCGAATTGGTGCGGGGAAAAACTGGTCGTGTCTTCGGGCACTTGCAGGGCTTGTTAACGATGATTAAAGGTCTTCCGCTGGCTTACAACAAGGACTTTCAAGAAGACAAGGAAGCTCTGTTTGATGCCTTCCGCACAACGCGTGATTGTGTTGAAGCGATGGCGATTTTGTTTGAGGAAGGGCTTGATTTCAGAGTCGAGCGCCTCAATGAAGCGGTGGAGCAGGACTTCTCCAATGCAACGGATGTGGCTGACTATCTGGTGGCTCGTGGTGTTCCATTTCGCGAGGCTTATCAACTGGTCGGTGCTGTCGTCCGGCGCTGTCTTGAGCAGGGTTGTTTGTTACGGGACCTTGATCTGAGTGCCTGGAAGGAACTCCATCCGGCCTTTGAGGCGGATCTTCATGACGCCCTGGCTCCCCGGGCCGTTGTGGCGGCCCGTCGCAGCGAAGGGGGAACGGGATTTGAGCGTGTTGATGAACAGCTTCAGCGTTGGTTACAGCGTTTCAACGGAAGTCAAGCTGTGGGATGA